From one Gracilibacillus salinarum genomic stretch:
- the mutL gene encoding DNA mismatch repair endonuclease MutL → MQINQLPDYLANQIAAGEVVERPASVVKELVENSVDANSSWIKVDISEAGLQEIKVSDNGSGIPHDQCKKAFLRHATSKIQNETDLFHVHTLGFRGEALASIAAVSRLVIKTSTGEEAGTKMVLEGGHIKEDGRSDARQGTEITVQDIFFNTPARLKYLKTVHTELGHITDIMNRMAFSHPHIRFELTHNGKQIFQTTGKGDIRQIAASVYGMAVAKQMIPVEINTLDYQIKGFIAKPEVNRAGRNYISTIVNGRYIRSIGLAKAITNGFHTFLPIGRQPVVILAITMDPYLIDVNVHPTKLEVRFSKEKELFQAVEKMIKDALHQQRLIPAGQTKKIINKEKTEQPQFSFDEQQVATKEDRQQPPSPSPSVPEQNKQALEDVVRESTPIQDTVDYSHVEEEIEPPELEEEETVADIQDETQGEKDQPRVPVMYPIGQHHGTYILAQNENALFIIDQHAAQERIKYEYFRDKIGNVESHLQDLLVPLTFEFTQQEILFIEQYQEELQKVGLFFELFGQNAYIVRSHPNWFPRGEEESVIRDMVDQLIQDKRVDLHKLREEAAILMSCKRSIKANHYLNLEDMQHLLDQLRTCEEPFTCPHGRPIIIQYTTYEMEKMFKRIM, encoded by the coding sequence ATGCAAATCAACCAATTGCCGGATTATCTAGCCAATCAAATTGCTGCAGGAGAAGTAGTAGAACGTCCGGCCTCTGTTGTCAAAGAGTTAGTCGAAAACAGTGTTGATGCTAATAGTTCGTGGATTAAAGTAGATATTTCAGAAGCGGGATTGCAAGAAATAAAAGTGTCTGATAATGGTTCAGGAATCCCGCATGATCAATGTAAGAAAGCCTTCTTACGACACGCAACGAGCAAAATACAGAATGAAACGGATCTGTTTCATGTCCACACGTTAGGATTTCGCGGGGAGGCACTTGCCAGTATTGCTGCAGTTAGTCGCCTGGTAATAAAGACTTCAACTGGAGAAGAAGCAGGTACAAAGATGGTACTAGAAGGTGGCCATATTAAAGAAGATGGACGAAGTGATGCACGACAGGGAACAGAAATCACGGTGCAGGATATCTTCTTTAATACGCCAGCAAGATTAAAATATTTAAAGACGGTGCATACGGAATTAGGCCATATTACTGATATTATGAATCGTATGGCATTTTCACATCCGCATATTCGATTTGAATTAACCCATAATGGCAAACAAATTTTTCAAACAACAGGAAAAGGGGACATCCGTCAAATTGCTGCTTCCGTCTATGGAATGGCAGTTGCCAAACAGATGATTCCAGTAGAAATCAACACACTGGATTATCAGATAAAAGGTTTTATTGCCAAGCCCGAGGTAAACCGGGCAGGCAGAAACTATATCTCTACTATCGTGAACGGTCGTTATATTAGAAGTATTGGTCTGGCAAAGGCAATCACGAATGGTTTTCATACTTTTCTTCCCATTGGCCGTCAGCCAGTTGTAATCTTAGCAATTACGATGGATCCATACCTAATTGATGTCAATGTGCATCCAACAAAATTAGAAGTTCGTTTTAGTAAAGAAAAAGAATTATTTCAAGCAGTGGAGAAAATGATTAAAGACGCACTGCATCAGCAACGGTTAATTCCAGCAGGTCAGACTAAAAAGATCATTAACAAAGAAAAAACAGAACAACCTCAATTTTCTTTTGACGAACAGCAGGTTGCAACAAAAGAAGACAGGCAGCAGCCTCCATCTCCTTCTCCATCAGTACCAGAGCAAAACAAACAAGCTTTGGAGGACGTTGTACGTGAATCAACTCCAATTCAAGACACAGTAGATTATTCACATGTGGAAGAGGAGATTGAGCCCCCTGAACTTGAAGAAGAGGAAACTGTAGCAGACATACAGGATGAAACCCAAGGGGAAAAGGATCAGCCAAGAGTGCCCGTCATGTATCCTATTGGGCAGCATCACGGCACTTATATTTTAGCTCAGAACGAAAATGCGCTATTTATTATTGATCAGCATGCTGCACAAGAACGGATCAAATACGAATACTTTCGTGACAAAATTGGGAACGTAGAAAGTCATTTACAAGATTTGTTAGTGCCTTTGACCTTCGAATTTACACAGCAGGAAATTTTGTTTATTGAACAATATCAGGAAGAACTTCAGAAGGTTGGTTTATTTTTTGAACTATTTGGCCAAAATGCCTATATCGTAAGATCTCACCCAAATTGGTTTCCGCGAGGTGAAGAGGAATCTGTTATCCGTGATATGGTCGATCAATTAATCCAGGATAAACGGGTGGATTTGCATAAGTTGAGGGAAGAGGCCGCGATATTAATGTCTTGTAAACGATCAATCAAAGCAAATCATTACTTGAATCTAGAAGATATGCAACATTTACTGGATCAGTTAAGAACGTGCGAAGAGCCGTTTACGTGTCCTCATGGCAGACCGATCATCATTCAATATACCACTTATGAAATGGAAAAAATGTTCAAACGAATAATGTAA
- the miaA gene encoding tRNA (adenosine(37)-N6)-dimethylallyltransferase MiaA yields the protein MKQKLVVIVGPTAVGKTALSIEVAKKFGGEVISGDSMQIYRGLDIGTAKVTETEKNGVPHHMIDIVEPDQTFSVADFQQAVDQNIQALYHQNKLPIIAGGTGLYIQSVLYGYQFSENQRSEGYQKIIEEEIEREGIDNVFKRLERVDPVQAKKIHPNNQRRLIRALEVYDRTGMTMTAYQNSQQQDSAYDFRIIGLEMDRQLLYERINQRVDMMIEQGLIAEVEQLYRAGLEDCQSMRGIGYKEIIPYLKGEQSLEEATELLKRNSRRFAKRQFTWFKNKMPVDWYSIRPETKHKVFQNILSDLEGFFAKR from the coding sequence TTGAAACAGAAATTAGTTGTTATAGTTGGACCAACAGCGGTAGGAAAAACAGCACTTTCCATCGAAGTTGCAAAAAAGTTCGGTGGTGAAGTCATTAGTGGAGACTCGATGCAGATTTATCGCGGATTAGACATTGGAACTGCAAAGGTTACAGAGACAGAAAAAAATGGTGTGCCACATCACATGATTGATATCGTTGAACCCGATCAAACTTTTTCTGTCGCTGATTTCCAGCAAGCAGTTGATCAAAACATTCAAGCCCTTTATCACCAGAATAAGCTTCCAATTATCGCTGGTGGTACGGGTCTTTATATTCAGTCTGTCTTATATGGTTATCAATTTTCTGAAAACCAACGATCAGAGGGTTATCAGAAAATTATAGAAGAAGAAATTGAACGGGAAGGCATTGACAACGTTTTTAAACGATTAGAACGAGTAGATCCTGTACAAGCAAAAAAAATCCATCCTAATAATCAACGAAGATTAATCAGGGCGTTGGAAGTATATGACCGAACCGGAATGACTATGACTGCATACCAGAATAGTCAGCAACAGGACTCCGCATATGATTTTCGCATTATTGGGTTGGAAATGGACAGACAATTATTATATGAGCGCATTAACCAGCGTGTAGATATGATGATTGAACAAGGCTTAATAGCGGAGGTTGAACAGTTGTACCGAGCGGGGTTGGAAGACTGTCAATCAATGAGGGGAATAGGTTACAAGGAAATCATCCCTTACTTAAAAGGAGAGCAGTCATTAGAGGAAGCGACAGAATTATTAAAGAGAAATTCGCGAAGATTTGCAAAGCGGCAGTTTACCTGGTTCAAAAATAAGATGCCAGTAGACTGGTATTCCATCAGACCAGAAACCAAACATAAGGTTTTTCAAAATATTTTATCAGATTTAGAAGGATTCTTTGCAAAAAGATAG
- the hfq gene encoding RNA chaperone Hfq: MSQSVNIQDQYLNQLRKERLPVTVFLTNGFQLRGVVKAFDNFTVLLETEGKQQLIFKHAISTFAPSKNVNLDKE, translated from the coding sequence ATGTCACAATCTGTCAATATTCAGGATCAGTATTTAAATCAATTAAGAAAAGAACGTTTGCCTGTTACCGTGTTTCTAACAAACGGATTTCAGTTACGCGGTGTAGTTAAAGCGTTTGATAATTTTACCGTACTGCTTGAAACAGAAGGTAAACAACAGCTTATTTTCAAGCATGCGATTTCTACCTTTGCACCATCCAAAAATGTTAATCTAGACAAGGAATAA
- the hflX gene encoding GTPase HflX has product MAIMHQQDKEEKFYDSLQELEALVKTAQGAVVDKVVQKRPSPHRRYYVGEGKLEEMKTIIEEKEIELVIANEELSGGQARNLHEELDVRVIDRSQLILDIFAARARTKEGKLQVELAQYTYMLPRLHGQGAALSRLGGGIGTRGPGETKLESDRRHIRNRMDDIKRRLKQVVNQREQYRENRRKQQLFQVAVVGYTNAGKSTLFNNLSKSDSFQEDQLFATLDPLSRKMKLPSHFEVLLTDTVGFIQDLPTALIAAFRSTLEEVREADLILHVIDAAASNRDDHERTVYHLLQELAADDIPMLTVYNKKDLIDEEHFVPSSFPYVLISALEDASIHTIKQETEKIMKEQWQYYRGFIPEENAKSLAKIRQHTILEKEEYHETKEGYDVSGYVDPQHPVMKEIKEFHQE; this is encoded by the coding sequence ATGGCAATCATGCATCAACAAGATAAAGAAGAGAAATTTTATGATTCGTTACAAGAACTTGAAGCTCTTGTGAAAACAGCACAGGGAGCGGTAGTTGATAAAGTTGTCCAAAAACGTCCATCCCCTCACCGAAGATATTACGTTGGGGAAGGGAAACTAGAAGAGATGAAAACAATCATTGAAGAGAAAGAGATTGAACTGGTGATTGCGAATGAGGAATTATCCGGTGGACAAGCGAGAAATCTGCATGAAGAGTTAGACGTTCGTGTGATTGATCGCAGTCAGCTAATACTGGACATTTTTGCTGCAAGGGCACGCACGAAGGAAGGGAAACTGCAAGTAGAACTTGCGCAGTATACATATATGTTACCTAGGTTACACGGTCAAGGTGCAGCGCTATCAAGACTTGGTGGTGGTATTGGAACTAGAGGTCCAGGTGAAACGAAGCTAGAATCGGATCGTCGCCATATAAGGAACAGAATGGATGATATAAAACGTCGATTAAAGCAAGTGGTCAATCAACGTGAACAATATCGGGAAAACCGCCGCAAGCAACAGCTTTTCCAGGTAGCTGTTGTCGGTTATACCAACGCAGGAAAATCAACGTTATTTAATAATTTATCCAAAAGCGATTCTTTCCAGGAAGATCAGCTGTTTGCGACATTGGATCCATTATCAAGAAAAATGAAGCTACCTTCCCATTTTGAAGTACTGTTAACCGATACGGTTGGTTTTATTCAGGATTTACCTACCGCATTGATCGCTGCATTTCGCTCGACTTTGGAAGAAGTGCGTGAAGCAGATCTCATCTTGCATGTAATAGATGCCGCAGCTTCTAACCGTGATGATCATGAACGAACGGTATATCATCTGCTTCAAGAGCTTGCAGCTGATGATATACCGATGCTGACTGTTTATAATAAGAAAGATTTAATAGATGAGGAACACTTTGTACCATCATCTTTTCCTTATGTACTCATCAGTGCGCTGGAAGATGCCAGTATCCACACAATCAAACAAGAAACAGAAAAAATAATGAAAGAGCAATGGCAGTATTATCGTGGATTTATTCCGGAAGAGAATGCAAAAAGTTTAGCTAAAATCCGGCAGCATACCATTTTGGAGAAAGAAGAATACCACGAAACCAAAGAGGGATATGATGTGAGTGGCTATGTGGACCCACAGCATCCGGTAATGAAAGAGATAAAGGAGTTTCACCAAGAATGA
- a CDS encoding MerR family transcriptional regulator, translating into MPLFSIGIVKSLTDLSARQIRYYEQHQLIHPSRTEGNQRLFSFNDVDRLLEIKELIEKGLNLAGIKQVLEMKKMPKTGESIPEEKNSEISEKELRKILHKELMDAGRLGKTSLRQGELSRFFH; encoded by the coding sequence ATGCCCTTGTTTTCTATCGGCATTGTCAAATCTCTAACTGATTTATCCGCGAGACAAATTCGTTATTATGAACAGCATCAGTTAATACATCCGTCCAGAACGGAGGGAAATCAACGACTTTTTTCATTTAATGATGTCGATCGTTTGTTAGAAATTAAAGAATTGATTGAAAAAGGTCTGAATCTGGCAGGTATTAAGCAAGTGTTGGAAATGAAAAAGATGCCAAAAACTGGCGAAAGCATACCAGAGGAAAAGAATTCCGAAATATCTGAAAAAGAATTACGGAAGATCCTACATAAAGAATTAATGGATGCTGGCCGACTTGGTAAAACCTCGTTAAGACAGGGAGAATTATCACGATTCTTCCATTAA
- the glnA gene encoding type I glutamate--ammonia ligase, which translates to MGLTKEEVKQRIKEENVKFIRLQFTDLLGTIKNVEIPLSQLDKALDNQMVFDGSSIEGFVRIEESDMKLHPDIDTFVVFPWTSEKGKVARFICDIYNTDGTPFEGCPRYNLKRNLKRAEDLGFTAFNIGTEPEFFLFKLDEQGEPTLELNDKGGYFDLAPTDLGENCRRDIVLELEEMGFEIEASHHEVAPGQHEIDFKYSGAVKHADDIQTFKLVVKTIARKHGLHATFMPKPLFGVNGSGMHCNMSLFKGKTNTFLDENGPLQLSETAYQFIAGIIKHALSFTAVTNPTVNSYKRLVPGYEAPCYVAWSGSNRSPLIRVPASRGLSTRVEVRSVDPSANPYLALSVLLASGLDGIENQLEAPKAVDRNIYVMDKEEREANGVQDLPATLADALDLLKTDETIIEALGEHLFEHFIESKEIEWDMFRTQVHPWEREQYIQSY; encoded by the coding sequence ATGGGATTAACTAAAGAAGAAGTAAAGCAAAGAATCAAAGAGGAAAATGTAAAATTTATCCGTCTACAATTCACAGATTTACTAGGAACAATCAAAAATGTTGAGATTCCATTAAGCCAATTGGATAAAGCATTAGATAACCAAATGGTGTTTGATGGCTCATCTATCGAAGGTTTCGTTCGTATCGAAGAATCAGATATGAAACTTCATCCAGATATTGATACATTCGTTGTGTTCCCATGGACTTCTGAAAAAGGAAAAGTAGCACGTTTTATCTGTGATATCTATAATACAGATGGTACACCTTTTGAAGGTTGCCCACGCTATAACCTGAAAAGAAACTTAAAAAGAGCAGAAGATTTAGGATTTACCGCGTTTAATATCGGTACAGAACCAGAATTCTTCTTATTTAAATTAGACGAGCAAGGAGAGCCAACTTTAGAATTGAATGATAAAGGTGGATACTTTGACCTTGCACCAACTGACCTTGGTGAAAACTGCCGTCGTGATATCGTATTAGAGTTAGAAGAGATGGGCTTTGAAATTGAAGCATCTCACCACGAAGTGGCACCTGGTCAGCATGAGATTGATTTCAAATATTCTGGTGCAGTAAAGCATGCAGATGATATTCAAACATTTAAACTTGTAGTAAAAACTATTGCACGTAAACACGGTTTACACGCTACCTTTATGCCTAAACCATTATTCGGTGTGAACGGTTCGGGTATGCACTGTAATATGTCATTATTCAAAGGGAAAACAAATACTTTCTTAGATGAAAATGGTCCATTACAATTAAGTGAAACAGCGTATCAGTTCATTGCTGGTATTATTAAACACGCGCTTTCTTTCACGGCTGTAACGAATCCTACCGTAAACTCTTACAAACGTTTAGTACCAGGATACGAAGCACCTTGTTACGTAGCATGGTCTGGATCTAACCGTAGTCCATTAATTCGTGTACCAGCTTCTCGTGGCTTAAGTACTCGTGTTGAGGTACGTAGTGTTGACCCATCTGCGAATCCATACTTAGCACTATCTGTGTTATTAGCTTCTGGTTTAGATGGTATCGAAAATCAATTAGAAGCACCTAAAGCAGTGGACCGCAATATCTATGTAATGGATAAAGAAGAGCGTGAAGCTAATGGTGTTCAAGATTTACCAGCAACACTAGCTGACGCCTTAGATCTATTAAAAACAGATGAAACAATCATTGAAGCGCTTGGAGAGCACTTATTCGAGCACTTTATTGAATCTAAAGAAATTGAGTGGGATATGTTCCGTACGCAAGTACACCCTTGGGAAAGAGAACAATATATCCAGTCTTATTAA
- a CDS encoding site-specific integrase, with amino-acid sequence MGISYRKHNGSWEYRIKYQDPITKKYKEKSKRGFKTKPEARFEAQEVEDQLLNNFELASQNITLKEFLNNWLEEYKNGVVRKNTFDLHKRNIEKQIIPYFKSIDMKSLKPTMYQQFLNSLHDKEYSKRTIEIVHGTMRNAMEKALQLNMIDHNPTIGAVIKGKEKERQIKFIDSTEIPTFLKTSFQYGYTFWFYFSFMIDTGMRKGEVAALQWSDINFKEKTISVNKTLDFQAESDEELFGDPKTFRSKRTISITNNTINQLKDHLKWQNKNKQNLNDIYRHDLNLVFCRDDGYIMPKSSLFNAFRRILKQAGISNLPIHSLRHTHAVLLLESGTDMKFIQERLGHGSYQVTADVYSHISKRLDEKSMAKYEYYFNQITFSNDD; translated from the coding sequence ATGGGAATAAGCTACAGAAAGCATAATGGTTCTTGGGAATACAGAATTAAGTACCAAGATCCAATTACTAAAAAGTATAAAGAAAAATCAAAAAGAGGATTTAAGACAAAACCGGAAGCTAGATTCGAGGCTCAGGAAGTTGAGGACCAGCTATTAAATAACTTTGAGTTAGCTAGTCAAAATATTACTCTTAAAGAATTTCTTAATAACTGGTTGGAAGAATATAAAAATGGTGTAGTTCGAAAAAATACGTTTGATCTACACAAGAGAAATATTGAAAAACAAATTATCCCTTATTTTAAAAGCATCGATATGAAGTCGTTGAAACCTACAATGTATCAACAATTCTTAAATTCATTGCACGATAAAGAATACAGTAAAAGAACTATCGAAATAGTACACGGCACAATGCGAAATGCTATGGAAAAAGCTTTGCAACTAAACATGATTGACCATAATCCGACAATTGGTGCTGTCATTAAGGGTAAAGAAAAAGAGCGACAAATTAAATTTATTGACTCGACAGAGATACCTACATTCTTAAAAACCTCTTTTCAATACGGTTATACATTTTGGTTTTACTTTTCATTCATGATAGACACCGGCATGAGAAAAGGAGAAGTTGCAGCATTACAATGGTCTGACATTAACTTCAAGGAAAAGACTATATCGGTAAACAAGACTTTAGATTTTCAAGCCGAATCGGATGAGGAATTGTTTGGAGATCCTAAAACATTCCGTTCTAAGAGAACCATCTCAATAACAAATAATACCATTAACCAGTTAAAGGATCATTTAAAATGGCAAAATAAAAACAAACAGAATTTAAATGATATATATCGCCACGACCTAAATTTAGTTTTTTGCCGTGATGATGGATATATAATGCCTAAATCTAGTTTGTTTAATGCCTTTAGGAGAATTCTCAAGCAAGCAGGTATTTCTAACTTGCCGATCCATTCCTTAAGACATACACATGCCGTATTGCTATTAGAATCAGGAACTGATATGAAATTTATCCAGGAAAGATTAGGGCACGGAAGCTATCAAGTAACAGCTGATGTGTATTCACATATTTCTAAGCGTCTCGACGAAAAATCAATGGCTAAATATGAATATTATTTTAATCAAATCACATTTTCGAATGATGATTAA
- a CDS encoding ImmA/IrrE family metallo-endopeptidase: MFIKERVDQLVKKHNTNNPFKIAEELGIQIVYEQLGSILGYYSKTHRCKVIHINESSPREQQIFTCCHELGHALQHPEHNTAFLKANTFYSTDKIEQEANEFAIELLFNQGGDQIVTLREATETYGISEQLVYKNFCD, translated from the coding sequence ATGTTTATTAAAGAAAGAGTGGATCAATTAGTTAAAAAACATAATACTAATAACCCTTTTAAAATTGCAGAAGAATTAGGTATACAAATTGTATATGAGCAATTAGGGAGTATATTAGGTTACTATAGCAAGACTCATCGTTGTAAAGTTATCCACATCAATGAAAGTTCACCACGAGAACAACAAATATTTACTTGCTGTCATGAATTAGGACATGCTCTTCAACATCCTGAACATAATACAGCTTTTTTGAAAGCAAATACATTTTACTCAACAGACAAAATAGAACAAGAGGCAAATGAATTTGCAATTGAATTGTTATTTAACCAAGGTGGTGATCAAATTGTGACTCTACGGGAAGCTACTGAGACATACGGCATCTCTGAGCAACTGGTTTATAAAAATTTTTGCGATTAA
- a CDS encoding helix-turn-helix domain-containing protein has protein sequence MTVFERVKKLCDEQGMSIVELEEKIGFGRNSLYKWKKQNPKTETLEKVADYFDVSTDYLLGRTDKKRYYDLTEKDEQAIQRELKKIIDGEDVDSAFAAFDGRVLEELNEEDRELLIQSWANTLRLTKRMAKQKFTRKDYRK, from the coding sequence ATGACAGTATTTGAAAGAGTAAAAAAACTTTGCGATGAGCAAGGAATGTCTATTGTTGAATTAGAAGAAAAGATAGGATTCGGAAGAAACTCACTTTATAAATGGAAGAAACAAAACCCAAAAACAGAAACGTTAGAGAAAGTAGCTGACTACTTCGACGTAAGTACTGATTACTTATTAGGACGTACAGACAAAAAGCGTTACTATGATCTTACTGAAAAGGACGAACAAGCTATCCAAAGAGAGCTCAAAAAAATAATTGATGGTGAAGATGTTGATAGTGCCTTCGCAGCATTTGATGGTAGAGTGTTAGAAGAATTAAATGAGGAGGATAGAGAGTTACTAATCCAATCTTGGGCAAATACATTACGTCTTACGAAACGAATGGCTAAACAGAAATTCACTAGAAAAGACTACCGAAAATAA
- a CDS encoding ORF6C domain-containing protein: MTDLTIINYDGQRVLTTSQLAESYGTSSKVISKNFTRNQDRYTEGKHFIPLKGQEKHDFINRHQIDDGSRNAQVLYLWTEKGAWLHAKSLNTNQAWNVYEMLVDDYYNVKEQAQPQSLEIALQAALEHEREIKTIKSDVRYLKGNMRIDSLQQQEIQQAAKYSVVQALGGIHSVAYEGSSKKVFSAFWREFKKHFGVPRYGDIPKVKFDDAIRFIELWRPSTSLQIEIDQSNSQMTLS; encoded by the coding sequence ATGACAGATTTAACAATTATTAATTACGACGGTCAACGGGTTTTGACAACAAGTCAGTTGGCAGAAAGTTATGGAACAAGTAGCAAGGTAATCAGCAAGAACTTTACTAGGAATCAAGATAGGTATACAGAGGGTAAGCATTTTATTCCTTTAAAAGGTCAAGAAAAGCATGATTTTATCAACCGTCACCAAATTGACGATGGTTCAAGAAATGCCCAGGTACTCTATCTTTGGACAGAAAAAGGAGCATGGCTACATGCGAAATCACTAAATACTAATCAAGCCTGGAACGTTTATGAAATGTTAGTTGATGACTACTACAACGTAAAAGAGCAAGCTCAACCTCAATCATTAGAAATAGCACTTCAAGCGGCATTAGAACATGAAAGAGAAATTAAAACTATCAAATCAGATGTTAGATATCTGAAGGGCAATATGCGAATTGATTCCTTGCAACAACAAGAGATACAACAGGCTGCCAAATATTCAGTGGTACAAGCATTAGGTGGGATTCACTCTGTTGCATATGAAGGATCAAGCAAAAAAGTATTTTCAGCATTTTGGCGAGAGTTTAAGAAACACTTTGGAGTACCGCGTTATGGTGACATTCCAAAAGTTAAGTTTGATGATGCTATACGATTCATTGAATTGTGGCGACCATCTACATCACTACAAATAGAAATTGATCAATCTAACAGTCAAATGACACTATCATAA
- a CDS encoding helix-turn-helix domain-containing protein, which yields MPMDLSIKIRNELYKRDMKHSELAKELGISGAYLSDILSGKRTGKKAQEHVKRIKIILGI from the coding sequence ATGCCAATGGATTTAAGTATTAAAATCCGCAATGAACTATACAAAAGAGATATGAAGCATAGCGAGCTTGCTAAAGAGCTTGGGATCTCCGGCGCTTATCTCTCTGACATTCTGAGCGGTAAACGTACTGGTAAGAAAGCACAAGAGCATGTGAAGCGTATCAAAATAATATTAGGGATCTAA
- a CDS encoding group-specific protein, which produces MIEVKVDQSLVESICREEIEKRLDKAEFDMVMWDKNELVRRTCMSWSSIQRTFFYERDFPKVKLGGKWYFPAAKTTNFLLNYLERMEGA; this is translated from the coding sequence ATGATCGAAGTGAAAGTCGATCAATCGCTAGTTGAAAGCATCTGTCGAGAAGAGATAGAAAAGCGGCTAGATAAAGCTGAATTCGACATGGTGATGTGGGATAAGAATGAATTGGTTAGAAGAACATGTATGAGTTGGTCAAGTATTCAAAGAACGTTTTTCTATGAAAGAGATTTTCCAAAGGTAAAGTTAGGCGGTAAGTGGTACTTTCCTGCTGCTAAAACAACCAATTTTTTGCTCAATTATCTAGAAAGAATGGAAGGAGCGTGA